The following coding sequences are from one Eleginops maclovinus isolate JMC-PN-2008 ecotype Puerto Natales chromosome 13, JC_Emac_rtc_rv5, whole genome shotgun sequence window:
- the twist1a gene encoding twist-related protein 1a, whose protein sequence is MREEDSSPMDSAGNSDEETDREPPRRGARKRRATRRRADDEVEEEGDLESPSTGKKKSRKSCEGGGGSAGSGDSEASSSSSPAPSFDDLHTQRVVANIRERQRTQSLNEAFTSLRKIVPTLPSDKLSKIQTLKLASRYIDFLCQVLQSDELDARGTSCSYVAHERLSYAFSVWRMGGSWSLSTTTTTTTTTTTTSH, encoded by the coding sequence ATGCGGGAAGAGGACTCTTCTCCAATGGACAGTGCGGGGAACAGCGATGAGGAGACCGACCGTGAGCCGCCCAGGAGAGGCGCGAGGAAGCGGCGAGCGACACGGAGGCGTGCAGATGACGAGGTTGAAGAGGAGGGAGACTTGGAGAGTCCGAGCACCGGgaagaagaaaagcagaaagagcTGCGAAGGAGGAGGTGGCAGTGCGGGGAGCGGAGACAGtgaggccagcagcagcagcagccccgcGCCCTCCTTCGATGACCTACACACACAGCGCGTGGTGGCCAACATCCGCGAGCGGCAACGAACGCAATCCCTGAACGAGGCTTTCACGTCGTTGCGTAAGATCGTTCCCACCCTCCCGTCGGACAAACTCAGCAAGATCCAGACGCTAAAGCTGGCGTCCCGGTACATCGACTTCCTGTGCCAAGTTCTGCAGAGCGATGAGCTGGACGCGCGAGGGACCAGCTGCAGCTACGTGGCGCACGAGCGCTTGAGCTACGCGTTCTCGGTCTGGAGAATGGGGGGCTCTTGGTCCTtgtctactactactactactactactactacaactactacgTCCCACTAG
- the polr1f gene encoding DNA-directed RNA polymerase I subunit RPA43 encodes MANLEHAEDDQQHVKMSSEIITTSAEVQPAVGSSAPARDAGALLGSIPSFAAAAELLSAPYSCLVMNTHRRHIALPPMYLSKKRTGIQEELEGELLRFSQSLKGVPLAYENISILGQHGCIYDDSGFIHMNIEANFIVFQPERGQKLLGNVNKLGVSHVGCLVHGCFNASIPRPNLVSVETWRDAGPRIGAELEFEVTALDADTAGVLLIRGGLNRTRVQELLAMAECSESSIPTDQQELPEPEPEPEPEPMEESPEDTPKKKKKKKKDKVKEEEMTTPSCQLDGDTTAELNGTMNDENGNEAGEKKKKKKKRMKEVELSRMGVNGSDSSGYLSDKPSTKRKLETDTDVRSSLIENPEAPKSKKRKSNIA; translated from the exons ATGGCGAATTTAGAGCATGCAGAAGACGACCAGCAACATGTGAAAATGTCTAGTGAAATTATCACCACTAGTGCTGAAGTCCAGCCGGCCGTGGGGTCCTCAGCACCGGCCAGAGACGCGGGTGCTCTCCTGGGCTCGATCCCGTCGTTCGCCGCCGCTGCGGAGCTGCTGTCAGCGCCGTACTCGTGTCTGGTGATGAACACGCACCGGAGACACATCGCACTGCCGCCCATGTACCTGAGCAAGAAGAGGACAGGGAtccaggaggagctggagggagAGCTTCTCAGGTTCTCACAGAG TCTGAAGGGAGTCCCCCTGGCTTATGAGAACATCAGCATATTGGGCCAGCATGGATGCATCTACGACGACAGCGGCTTCATCCACATGAACATAGAGGCTAACTTTATTGTCTTTCAGCCCGAGAGAGGACAAAAACTGCTG GGTAACGTCAACAAATTAGGAGTAAGCCATGTGGGCTGCCTTGTGCACGGTTGCTTTAACGCCAGCATCCCTAGACCCAACCTGGTTTCTGTGGAGACGTGGCGGGACGCAGGACCGAGAATCGGAGCAGAGCTGGAGTTTGAAGTGACTGCACTCGATGCTGACACTGCGGGGGTGCTGCTGATCAGAGGAGGACTGAACAGGACCAG GGTTCAAGAGCTGCTGGCTATGGCTGAGTGCTCGGAGTCCAGCATCCCCACAGACCAGCAAGAACTGCCAGAACCTGAACCAGAACCCGAACCAGAACCCATGGAGGAGTCTCCTGAAGACACCccgaagaagaaaaagaagaagaagaaagacaaagtcaaagaagaggagatgaCGACACCCTCCTGCCAATTGGACGGAGACACAACAGCAGAGCTGAATGGAACAATGAACGACGAAAATGGCAATGAAGCCggtgagaaaaagaagaaaaagaagaaacgtATGAAGGAGGTGGAGCTCTCTCGCATGGGGGTCAATGGCAGTGACTCAAGCGGATACCTTAGTGACAAGCCGAGCACAAAGAGGAAACTTGAAACTGACACAGATGTCCGATCTAGCTTAATTGAAAATCCTGAAGCACCAAAATCCAAGAAGAGAAAAAGTAACATTGCCTGA
- the LOC134874616 gene encoding fer3-like protein, with amino-acid sequence MSRYCCLRLNVDMQDCLVDSTLIDFVNDMNMTEFPQKFALESKRQVDDDASSPDTQTRLSDSPWSDMEDDVHSQRYCGAHGHHSKSKRRRIINVVQRQAANVRERKRMFSLNEAFDELRRKVPTFAYEKRLSRIDTLRLAIVYISFMTDLLENT; translated from the exons ATGTCTCGCT ACTGCTGTTTGAGACTGAATGTGGACATGCAGGACTGTTTAGTAGACTCCACTTTAATAGATTTTGTCAATGACATGAACATGACGGAGTTTCCGCAAAAGTTCGCATTGGAGTCCAAACGGCAGGTGGATGATGACGCATCCAGCCCGGACACACAGACGCGGCTGAGCGACTCACCCTGGAGCGACATGGAGGACGACGTGCACTCACAGAGATACTGCGGCGCTCACGGCCATCACAGCAAGTCCAAACGGAGGCGGATCATCAACGTGGTCCAGCGGCAAGCGGCCAATGTGCGGGAAAGAAAGCGGATGTTTAGCCTGAATGAGGCGTTTGATGAATTGAGGAGGAAAGTTCCCACATTCGCCTACGAGAAGAGACTGTCCCGTATAGACACACTCCGGCTGGCCATCGTCTACATCTCCTTCATGACGGACCTACTGGAGAACACCTGA